A genomic stretch from Legionellales bacterium includes:
- the budA gene encoding acetolactate decarboxylase, translating into MSTIKSFLFIYFSVFLILTLQVQAATVYQVSTVNALIAGLFQGAVNFSTLAKHGDFGIGSVNNMDGELIAIDGKFYRISPNGKMNLIPPSQTTPYAIVTFFKPTEHFNVDHITSYKQLIDVLNQHITNRNIPWAIRITGFYPYLQLRAVRGAKPPYPSFTKLAEKQALFKLHDKKGDGVGFFYPVYLSKLNTPGYHIHFITDDRTTGGHILQTQIKSAVIELMPLVNLEIAFPNTEAFKNSTALDKNNRDLFVKNFGDGVQLH; encoded by the coding sequence ATGTCAACCATAAAATCGTTTTTGTTTATATATTTTTCAGTATTTTTAATATTAACCCTTCAAGTTCAAGCTGCCACGGTTTATCAAGTCTCAACAGTGAATGCCTTAATTGCTGGATTATTTCAGGGTGCAGTTAATTTTTCCACGCTGGCAAAACATGGCGATTTTGGCATTGGTTCGGTAAATAATATGGATGGTGAATTAATTGCCATCGATGGGAAATTTTATCGTATTTCTCCTAATGGGAAAATGAATCTTATTCCGCCATCACAAACCACACCTTATGCAATTGTGACTTTTTTCAAACCGACAGAACATTTTAATGTTGATCACATCACCTCATATAAACAATTAATCGACGTACTGAATCAACATATCACGAATCGTAATATTCCATGGGCAATTCGCATTACCGGATTTTATCCTTATTTGCAATTACGCGCCGTTCGCGGTGCCAAACCGCCCTACCCCTCTTTTACTAAACTGGCTGAAAAGCAAGCATTATTTAAACTACACGATAAAAAAGGTGATGGAGTAGGGTTTTTCTATCCGGTGTATTTAAGCAAACTGAATACGCCAGGTTATCATATTCATTTTATCACCGACGATCGCACTACCGGCGGACACATTTTACAAACTCAAATTAAATCGGCCGTGATTGAATTAATGCCTTTAGTTAATTTAGAAATTGCGTTTCCTAATACTGAGGCATTTAAAAATAGCACAGCCCTCGATAAGAATAATCGAGATTTATTTGTAAAAAACTTTGGCGATGGTGTGCAGTTACATTAG
- the fosX gene encoding FosX/FosE/FosI family fosfomycin resistance hydrolase, which yields MTLQVKGLSHLTFICKDLEKTAAIFQDVLGANEIYCSGDKKFSLAKEKFFRLADIWIAIMEGESIEKTYNHVALRVNADELEQFAAKIRAYGLTILKDRKRNEAEGKSLYFYDYDNHLFELHTGDLETRLAFYQLQQDSVIKHVP from the coding sequence ATGACTCTCCAAGTGAAAGGCTTAAGTCATCTGACTTTCATCTGCAAAGATTTAGAAAAAACAGCAGCGATATTTCAAGATGTGTTAGGAGCCAACGAAATTTATTGCAGTGGCGATAAAAAATTTTCGCTGGCAAAAGAAAAATTTTTTCGTTTAGCAGATATTTGGATTGCGATCATGGAAGGTGAATCAATTGAAAAAACATATAATCATGTGGCGTTACGGGTTAATGCGGATGAACTCGAACAATTTGCAGCAAAGATACGCGCTTATGGTTTAACTATTTTGAAAGACCGTAAGCGCAACGAAGCAGAGGGAAAATCATTGTATTTTTATGATTATGATAACCATCTATTTGAATTGCACACAGGTGATTTAGAAACACGATTAGCATTTTATCAACTCCAACAAGACTCCGTCATCAAGCATGTACCATAA
- a CDS encoding UDP-3-O-acyl-N-acetylglucosamine deacetylase: protein MIKQRTLKNIIKATGVGVHSGQKVYLTLRPAPENTGIIFRRVDLNPVVEIPALNEHVGSTVMSTTLAVNGVTIATVEHLLSAFAGLGVDNAYVDLTANEVPIMDGSAAPFVFLIQSAGIAEQNALKKFIKIKRKIKIQDGDRWAYIKPYDGFKIAFTIEYDHPVFRHRNNHVAFDFSALSYVKEVSRARTYGFMSEYEYLREKNLALGGSLDNAIVVDDFRILNEDGLRYDDEFVKHKILDAIGDLYLLGSSIIGEFEGFKSGHSLNNQLLKKLLATPDAWEYVTFDDVKTVPVAYSRMESLA, encoded by the coding sequence ATGATAAAACAACGCACATTGAAAAACATTATTAAGGCAACGGGAGTTGGAGTACACAGCGGACAAAAAGTCTATTTAACCTTGAGACCCGCACCTGAAAATACCGGCATTATTTTTCGTCGTGTCGATTTAAATCCTGTGGTTGAAATTCCCGCATTAAATGAACATGTCGGTAGCACTGTGATGTCCACCACCTTGGCCGTGAATGGAGTCACTATTGCCACGGTCGAACATTTATTATCGGCCTTCGCAGGTTTAGGGGTAGATAATGCTTATGTCGACCTCACCGCGAATGAAGTACCGATTATGGATGGGAGTGCCGCACCGTTTGTCTTTTTAATTCAATCTGCGGGTATTGCCGAACAAAATGCCTTGAAAAAATTTATAAAAATTAAACGCAAAATTAAAATTCAAGATGGCGATCGTTGGGCGTATATTAAACCTTACGATGGCTTTAAAATCGCTTTTACCATTGAATATGATCATCCAGTATTTCGCCATCGCAATAATCATGTGGCCTTCGATTTTTCAGCGTTATCGTATGTCAAAGAAGTTTCACGCGCGCGCACCTATGGTTTTATGTCGGAATACGAATATTTGCGCGAAAAAAATCTTGCGCTGGGTGGAAGTTTGGATAATGCGATTGTAGTAGATGATTTTCGTATTTTAAACGAAGACGGTTTGCGCTACGACGATGAATTCGTCAAACATAAAATCCTCGATGCCATTGGCGATCTTTATTTATTAGGCTCAAGCATCATCGGCGAATTTGAAGGCTTTAAATCCGGTCACTCACTCAATAACCAATTATTGAAAAAATTACTCGCCACCCCAGACGCTTGGGAATACGTCACCTTTGACGATGTGAAAACAGTACCTGTGGCGTATAGTCGGATGGAATCGCTGGCTTAA